In one window of Mercurialis annua linkage group LG4, ddMerAnnu1.2, whole genome shotgun sequence DNA:
- the LOC126679299 gene encoding receptor-like protein kinase FERONIA: MIFILSNLHSNNMRITSNNWFVSLIYISLLQCIFFQVAAVSSENIAIDCGSPTDSEDISERMWKSDTNSNFSLVDHNNSSIISPAIQPPRQVYAAPYATARLSRTQFTYSFPVVTGQKFIRLHFYPAFYGGFNRSDAFFSVKAGRFTLLSNFSAALHAEAQDLEGFFKEFCLNVAEEDEQKLNIDFIPSPYMPDSYAFINGIEIVSMPLNLYYSKPSDRGVGLVGQDNQQNIESSSALALIYRINVGGSSISPKNDSGNMFRSWSGEDEKYLTIDQSSVRPFNLTIELSFGDQIANYSAPANVYTTARSMGMDGAINQQYNLTWEFPVDSDFTYFIRLHFCEIETPIQVPGDRVFRIYINDDTAERSADVIMWSGGYGFPVYKDYAVMMTGNRDQKRQNLSVALQALSPQQTHHSDAILNGIEIFKLSTPLNNLAGPNPDIAFPPNDSPASAISPKPKNKWTKIGALIGGVLSGVVVLATLFFFIFRRSSKTKDSGNSISSAKSGKTQGSTLPCDLCRRFSLSEIRDATNNFDSLFIVGVGGFGNVYKGLINEGAISVAIKQLNPGSEQGAHEFKTEIEMLSQLRYLHLVSLIGYCYEDGEMILVYDYMAKGTLRDHLYKTDNPPLPWIQRLKICIGAAHGLQYLHSGAKNSIIHRDVKSTNILLDDKWVAKVSDFGLSKFGPNSMSKPHISTVVKGSIGYLDPEYFHLQRLTEKSDVYSFGVVLCEVLSAKPPVSRTSVSRPVSLAEWARQCYRNGKLEDLVDPYLKGKIAPDCLKNFFELAVSCLVDNGMDRPSMNDVVWRLEFALDLQKTAVKQCVLEPEIDKDMERPLKESSHDDSSNNFSSDSGLVIGSRLSGMTLTSSSDDQSFRSNFSDQKVTSGAVFSQIMNPEAR; encoded by the coding sequence ATGATTTTCATTCTCTCCAACTTACATTCTAACAACATGAGGATTACCAGCAATAATTGGTTTGTCTCTCTGATATACATCTCCTTGCTTCAGTGCATCTTCTTTCAGGTTGCTGCTGTCAGTTCAGAGAACATAGCCATCGATTGTGGCTCACCCACAGATTCCGAAGATATAAGTGAAAGAATGTGGAAGTCAGATACCAACTCAAATTTTTCACTTGTAGATCACAACAACTCATCCATCATATCACCGGCAATCCAACCGCCGCGACAGGTTTATGCTGCCCCTTACGCAACCGCGCGCCTTTCTCGAACTCAGTTCACCTACTCGTTTCCTGTGGTCACAGGACAAAAATTTATTCGTCTCCACTTTTATCCGGCTTTCTACGGTGGATTTAATCGTTCTGATGCTTTTTTCTCCGTTAAAGCCGGCCGTTTTACTCTTCTCAGCAACTTTAGTGCTGCTCTTCATGCTGAAGCTCAGGATTTGGAAGGTTTCTTTAAAGAATTCTGCTTAAACGTTGCTGAAGAAGACGAACAGAAACTAAATATAGATTTTATTCCAAGTCCATATATGCCAGATTCATACGCTTTTATCAATGGGATTGAAATCGTATCCATGCCTCTCAATCTTTATTACAGCAAACCAAGTGATCGAGGAGTTGGTCTTGTCGGGCAGGATAATCAGCAAAACATTGAGAGTAGTTCAGCTTTGGCATTGATTTACCGGATAAATGTCGGTGGGAGTTCTATCTCTCCGAAAAATGACTCTGGAAACATGTTTCGAAGCTGGTCTGGTGAAGATGAAAAGTACTTGACCATTGACCAATCAAGCGTTCGCCCTTTTAATCTGACTATTGAGCTAAGTTTCGGAGATCAAATAGCTAATTACTCTGCACCGGCAAACGTTTATACAACTGCACGATCAATGGGGATGGATGGGGCGATAAACCAGCAATACAATCTCACTTGGGAATTTCCGGTTGATTCTGATTTCACTTATTTTATTAGGCTGCATTTTTGCGAGATTGAAACTCCCATACAAGTTCCCGGTGATCGAGTATTTCGGATTTACATAAATGATGATACAGCTGAAAGAAGCGCAGATGTGATTATGTGGAGTGGGGGATATGGATTTCCTGTGTATAAAGATTACGCCGTCATGATGACTGGCAACCGCGACCAAAAGAGGCAGAATCTGTCTGTTGCTTTGCAGGCGCTTTCTCCCCAACAAACTCATCATTCTGACGCAATTCTTAACGGGATTGAAATCTTTAAATTAAGCACGCCGCTAAATAATCTTGCCGGTCCAAATCCTGATATCGCCTTTCCACCAAATGATTCGCCGGCCTCAGCTATATCACCAAAACCGAAGAATAAATGGACGAAAATAGGCGCCCTTATCGGGGGTGTTTTATCAGGGGTTGTGGTGCTTGCCACTctgtttttcttcatttttcggcgAAGTTCGAAAACCAAGGACTCGGGTAATTCTATTTCTTCGGCCAAGTCCGGAAAGACCCAAGGCTCAACTCTACCGTGCGATCTCTGTCGCCGATTCTCACTTTCTGAGATCAGAGACGCGACTAACAACTTCGACAGTTTATTCATTGTGGGTGTGGGCGGGTTCGGTAATGTCTACAAAGGGTTAATTAATGAAGGAGCCATATCGGTCGCGATCAAACAGTTGAATCCAGGCTCGGAGCAAGGCGCACATGAATTCAAAACGGAGATAGAAATGCTCTCGCAGCTTCGATACCTTCATTTAGTCTCTCTTATTGGTTACTGCTATGAAGATGGTGAAATGATTCTGGTTTACGATTACATGGCGAAGGGGACACTTCGCGATCATCTCTACAAGACCGATAATCCTCCATTGCCATGGATTCAGAGGCTTAAAATCTGCATTGGAGCAGCGCATGGACTGCAATACCTTCATTCAGGTGCCAAGAACTCTATCATCCACCGCGATGTGAAATCAACCAATATCTTACTGGATGATAAATGGGTCGCCAAGGTTTCAGATTTCGGGCTGTCAAAATTCGGTCCGAATAGCATGTCGAAACCACACATTAGCACAGTGGTGAAAGGAAGTATTGGGTACCTAGATCCTGAATATTTTCATCTTCAGAGATTAACAGAAAAATCTGATGTCTATTCGTTCGGAGTGGTATTATGTGAAGTTTTATCCGCTAAGCCACCGGTGAGTAGAACGTCAGTTAGCAGGCCGGTAAGCCTAGCAGAATGGGCTAGACAATGCTACCGTAATGGAAAGCTTGAAGACCTTGTCGATCCATATTTGAAAGGAAAAATCGCGCCAGATTGTCTGAAGAATTTCTTCGAGCTCGCTGTTAGTTGCTTAGTTGATAATGGAATGGATAGACCGTCGATGAACGATGTGGTGTGGAGACTCGAATTTGCGTTGGACTTGCAAAAAACAGCAGTCAAACAGTGCGTACTTGAACCTGAAATAGACAAGGACATGGAGCGGCCGCTAAAAGAGTCGTCGCACGATGATAGCAGCAACAATTTCAGTTCTGACAGTGGACTTGTGATAGGTTCTCGGCTTAGTGGCATGACATTAACGAGCAGTAGTGATGATCAGAGCTTTCGCAGCAACTTTTCTGATCAAAAAGTTACGTCTGGTGCTGTTTTCTCTCAAATCATGAATCCTGAAGCTCGATGA